The following coding sequences lie in one Aspergillus luchuensis IFO 4308 DNA, chromosome 8, nearly complete sequence genomic window:
- a CDS encoding GPI anchored serine-threonine rich family protein (COG:S;~EggNog:ENOG410PR61;~InterPro:IPR018466;~PFAM:PF10342;~SECRETED:SignalP(1-16)) translates to MRFVIPFITLSSLAAAISITEPALNSTYAAGSTITVNWTTVDTDPTTFSLYLWNFVYWPPSYVPLAIDIPTSDLSYPVQIPCDTDPEWGYQISGINGTNVYIIYAQSEKFFVSDAANATDCVDTSITAPGASATSTCPAASTVYVTVSPTASSSAFHHSHHHDHHLFHHHSSHLPAPSSTPAPASSRSVKPGIVPKTIGWCSDYSHPVTLNKVPTPTAALYETETASQASTQDVSFVTATTTMSVVGIAGSDGCPFS, encoded by the coding sequence ATGCGTTTCGTCATTCCCTTCATCACCCTCAGTTCCCTGGCTGCGGCCATCAGCATCACCGAGCCGGCCCTCAACTCAACCTACGCCGCCGGttccaccatcaccgtcaACTGGACCACCGTTGATACCGATCCCACCACCTTCAGCCTCTATCTCTGGAATTTCGTCTACTGGCCACCCTCCTATGTTCCCCTGGCAATTGACATTCCGACCTCCGACCTGTCATACCCCGTGCAAATCCCCTGCGACACCGATCCCGAGTGGGGCTACCAGATCAGCGGGATCAACGGCACCAACGTCTATATCATCTACGCCCAGTCCGAGAAATTCTTCGTCTCCGACGCGGCCAACGCGACCGACTGCGTTGATACGAGTATTACCGCACCCGGAGCATCTGCTACGTCTACCTGCCCTGCAGCATCTACCGTTTATGTCACGGTGAGCCCTACCGCGTCCAGCTCTGCTTTCCACCACAGTCATcaccatgatcatcatctgttTCATCACCACTCCTCTCATCTCCCGGCTCCTTCCTccactcctgctcctgccTCCTCCAGATCTGTCAAGCCAGGAATCGTGCCTAAGACTATTGGTTGGTGCTCAGACTATTCACACCCTGTGACCTTGAACAAGGTTCCCACGCCGACGGCAGCATTGTATGAAACGGAGACGGCGTCCCAGGCCAGCACTCAGGATGTCAGTTTCGTGACGGCCACCACTACCATGAGCGTTGTCGGCATTGCCGGGAGCGACGGATGTCCGTTCTCCTGA
- a CDS encoding putative MFS transporter (COG:E;~EggNog:ENOG410PKA9;~InterPro:IPR011701,IPR036259;~PFAM:PF07690;~TransMembrane:9 (o71-92i99-119o125-142i163-185o197-216i254-274o286-307i319-343o349-368i);~go_function: GO:0022857 - transmembrane transporter activity [Evidence IEA];~go_process: GO:0055085 - transmembrane transport [Evidence IEA]): MASTTACESISLTEPGERPISMVPEAPHNDSSVTEAKVPYLKLIASGFSFFVAGVNDGSLGSLLPYVLETYHVSTGLVIIVYVTTLVGWLVAALTNSTACQYLGLGSMLALGAALQVLAHVLRAWLPPFPLYAITFFLASLGQAFNDTHANTYVAAVKAAHRWLGFIHAMYMAGCLVGPLVATAVASANRQSQWNLFYVFPLGWGLINLILVLIAFRDSMSVHHSSEAVQSDDPRASGQNSRGSRAVREIKDTLRVPAVWLTSLYFFLLPGSGHHGRWVPNIGVEAMAICLLGFFSGPFFATGISVASKIFPANIRSSGIAFVFVLGQIGGSLFPVLTGIISSHTGVKALQPMLLALLCATGISWLLVPTKAPRLRAD, from the exons ATGGCATCCACCACTGCGTGTGAATCCATCTCGCTCACCGAGCCAGGAGAGCGGCCGATCTCGATGGTGCCAGAAGCACCACACAATGATTCTTCCGTTACCGAGGCTAAAGTCCCTTACCTGAAGCTCATCGCATCGGGCTTCTCCTTTTTCGTCGCTGGTGTCAACGACGGCAGTTTAGGCTCCTTGCTTCCCTACGTGCTCGAGACGTATCACGTTAGTACCGGTCTGGTAATTATCGT TTATGTTACAACTCTCGTGGGCTGGTTGGTGGCCGCCCTAACCAATAGCACCGCCTGCCAATACCTTGGATTAGGTTCTATGCTCGCTCTGGGGGCTGCGCTTCAGGTGCTAGCCCATGTCCTGCGTGCCTGGCTTCCGCCGTTCCCATTATATGCTATAACTTTCTTCCTAGCTAGTCTAGGACAAGCATTCAATGACACCCATGCCAATACATATGTCGCTGCGGTCAAGGCCGCCCACCGATGGCTCGGCTTTATCCATGCCATGTACATGGCTGGGTGTCTCGTCGGGCCATTGGTGGCTACCGCTGTGGCGTCTGCTAATAGGCAGTCACAGTGGAATTTATTCTATGTCTTTCCACTTGGTTGGGGTTTAATCAACCTGATCCTGGTATTGATAGCCTTTCGCGATAGCATGTCCGTCCATCATTCCTCAGAAGCCGTTCAAAGCGACGACCCGCGGGCTTCGGGTCAGAACAGTCGCGGCAGCCGTGCCGTAAGGGAGATCAAGGATACACTTCGTGTACCAGCTGTCTGGTTGACAAGtctctatttttttcttcttcctgggaGCGGCCATCACGGCCGGTG GGTGCCCAATATAGGCGTTGAGGCCATGGCTATCTGCTtgttgggcttcttctcgggGCCCTTCTTCGCAACA GGAATATCGGTCGCATCTAAAATCTTTCCGGCTAACATTCGTTCCTCCGGGATTG CATTCGTCTTCGTGTTGGGGCAGATTGGAGGATCGCTCTTCCCCGTATTGACAGGCATCATCTCTTCCCACACCGGCGTCAAGGCCCTGCAGCCCATGTTATTGGCTCTACTGTGCGCTACGGGTATCAGCTGGCTGCTGGTGCCTACTAAGGCGCCGAGACTGCGTGCAGATTGA
- a CDS encoding alpha/beta hydrolase (COG:S;~EggNog:ENOG410PISU;~InterPro:IPR000073,IPR029058;~PFAM:PF12697,PF00561;~SECRETED:SignalP(1-33)) → MNPTFSLPVELLYRTMLTRLSLYLLALFSPASGDSNHQRTYFYVGGNYSVTENGEHVYTNQIYVEKLTPVQVTQPYPIVFVHGQAQTATNWLNKPDGQPGWASYFLDKGYECYLFDQPFRGRSPWQIFNGRLETYSAEHLQRYFTAPERYGLWPQASLHTQWPGTGVMHDPIFDSYYAGAVPFVSDNVLQQTAMRDAGAALLDQIGRPVILIAHSQGGIMAWLLADQRSDLVHSIVSIEPGGPPFSNAMFGNSSARAYGLTDIPIAYSPPVSDPSTDFSTTILPSNSSILADCIIQADDPPARQLANLRDVPVLLLTTEASYHAQYDWCTVEFLQQAGVQAEHLQLSDIDIHGNGHMVFLEKNSDEVAAVIHRRIGQSDDMDGKAEL, encoded by the exons ATGAATCCAACTTTCTCCCTACCAGTTGAACTTCTGTATCGCACGATGCTCACTCGGCTCAGTCTATACCTCCTGGCTCTGTTCTCTCCCGCCAGTGGCGATAGCAACCACCAACGAACTTATTTTTACGTTGGGGGAAACTACTCGGTCACTGAGAATGGCGAGCATGTATACACTAACCAGATCTATGTCGAGAAGTTGACGCCCGTACAAGTGACTCAGCCATATCCGATTGTGTTTGTCCATGGCCAGGCTCAGACAGCCACA AACTGGTTGAACAAGCCAGACGGCCAGCCAGGATGGGCATCGTACTTCCTTGACAAGGGCTACGAATGCTACCTGTTCGATCAGCCGTTCCGCGGCCGCAGTCCCTGGCAAATCTTCAACGGTAGACTGGAGACGTACTCGGCCGAACACCTGCAACGATACTTCACCGCGCCTGAACGGTATGGGCTATGGCCACAAGCTTCCCTGCACACCCAGTGGCCTGGGACTGGGGTCATGCATGATCCCATCTTTGACTCCTACTACGCCGGTGCTGTGCCATTTGTCAGTGATAATGTGCTGCAGCAAACTGCCATGCGCGACGCGGGCGCCGCTCTGCTGGATCAGATTGGCCGGCCAGTTATTCTGATAGCTCATTCGCAAGGCGGAATCATGGCATGGCTACTGGCTGACCAACGGTCCGATCTGGTTCACTCGATTGTCTCCATCGAGCCTGGTGGTCCACCGTTCAGCAACGCAATGTTTGGAAATAGTTCTGCTCGAGCATACGGGCTGACGGACATTCCTATTGCGTACTCGCCGCCTGTGTCGGACCCGAGCACAGatttctccaccaccatcttgcCGTCCAACTCGTCAATCCTAGCAGACTGCATCATTCAGGCGGATGATCCCCCTGCGCGGCAACTGGCGAATCTGAGGGATGTTCCCGTGCTCCTACTGACGACGGAAGCATCATACCATGCGCAGTATGACTGGTGCACGGTAGAATTCTTGCAACAGGCCGGCGTACAGGCTGAACACTTGCAGTTGTCAGATATTGACATCCATGGTAATGGCCATATGGTATTCCTAGAGAAGAACAGTGATGAGGTTGCGGCTGTTATTCATCGCCGGATTGGACAGTCGGATGACATGGATGGCAAAGCTGAGCTTTGA
- a CDS encoding uncharacterized protein (COG:S;~EggNog:ENOG410PUQG;~InterPro:IPR012047,IPR007506,IPR002840;~PFAM:PF01989,PF04412), which translates to MTVLPTSMSPPPLCHGVPHVKGTASGRLIASHVELSFWGGVDPQTGRVIDQHHPLNGHSLEGRILAIPGGRGSCSGSGVMLELLLNNRGPKAILFERREDILTLGVMVAEEMFGRAIPVITLNADDFQRVLELHDTYITVGDGYIFDKELPGTLHELPDCHSKTPLALTTKVQLSDVDRALIQGEYGEAARVAMRIVLRMSELLEARELIPVTQVHVDGCIYTGPGSLMFAEKLRDLGGQVLVPTTLNSISVDQKRWRAQGVDVAFGEAADRLAKAYIDMGARPTFTCSPYQLDSAPKLGDQIAWAESNAVVYANSVLGARTMKYPDFLDIAIALTGRAPKGGPHIDTNRQATLIVRLLDTEELHVDDSFYPVLGYHVGTLATNQIPVIVGLDSLAPNRDDLKAFGAAFATVSSAPMFHMVGITPEAKTIEATIRRETHPPCLDVKVEELTPCWDTLNTASDAQTVDLISLGNPHFSLREIRRLATLCQGRKKCEGVAVMVTCSRATYGLADQAGLIQELERFGVRFITDTCWCMIAEPIIPRSLNAIMTNSGKYAHYGPGLTGRKFYLGSLAQCVETACHGRPIDHRPLWLVNKM; encoded by the coding sequence ATGACAGTTCTTCCTACGAGCATGTCCCCCCCGCCCCTCTGCCATGGAGTTCCCCACGTGAAAGGAACGGCTTCTGGAAGGCTGATTGCCAGCCACGTGGAGTTGAGTTTCTGGGGTGGCGTCGACCCCCAAACAGGCCGGGTGATtgaccaacaccacccctTAAATGGCCACTCTCTGGAAGGTCGCATCCTCGCCATTCCAGGTGGTCGTGGGTCCTGCTCGGGCAGCGGGGTGATGCTTGAACTCCTACTTAACAACCGCGGACCTAAGGCAATACTCTTTGAGCGCCGTGAGGATATCCTCACCTTGGGGGTAATGGTCGCGGAGGAGATGTTCGGCAGGGCAATTCCAGTGATAACACTGAATGCAGACGACTTTCAACGGGTGCTGGAACTGCATGATACTTACATCACGGTCGGTGATGGTTACATCTTCGACAAGGAGTTACCCGGGACATTGCATGAACTGCCTGACTGTCACTCCAAAACACCATTGGCGCTGACCACAAAGGTGCAACTGTCCGATGTGGATAGAGCATTGATTCAGGGCGAAtatggagaagctgcgcGCGTGGCCATGCGGATCGTTCTGCGAATGTCTGAGTTACTAGAGGCTCGCGAATTGATCCCGGTCACCCAGGTTCACGTCGATGGCTGTATTTATACCGGACCTGGATCGCTAATGTTTGCAGAGAAACTGCGCGATCTGGGAGGTCAGGTACTTGTTCCAACCACCCTGAACTCTATCTCTGTCGACCAGAAGCGATGGCGGGCCCAAGGCGTAGATGTGGCGTTTGGGGAAGCGGCCGACCGGTTGGCCAAAGCGTATATTGACATGGGTGCGCGGCCAACTTTTACATGCAGTCCCTACCAGCTGGACAGCGCCCCTAAACTCGGAGATCAGATCGCTTGGGCAGAATCCAATGCTGTGGTGTATGCTAACAGTGTGCTTGGGGCGCGTACCATGAAGTATCCCGACTTTCTCGATATCGCCATTGCTCTCACTGGCCGCGCCCCCAAAGGGGGACCGCATATCGATACGAACCGCCAAGCTACATTGATTGTGCGGTTACTAGACACCGAGGAATTGCATGTCGATGACTCCTTTTATCCTGTGCTTGGGTATCACGTAGGGACCCTGGCAACCAATCAGATCCCGGTGATCGTGGGCCTTGATTCTCTGGCTCCGAATCGGGACGACCTCAAGGCGTTTGGGGCCGCATTTGCGACTGTCTCAAGCGCCCCGATGTTCCACATGGTTGGTATTACACCAGAGGCGAAGACCATAGAAGCCACTATCCGACGCGAAACCCACCCACCTTGTCTGGAtgtgaaggtggaggagctgacACCCTGTTGGGATACACTGAACACTGCATCAGACGCCCAAACTGTGGATCTCATTTCTCTTGGTAACCCACATTTCTCACTGAGAGAAATTCGACGATTAGCTACCCTATGCCAGGGGCGTAAGAAATGCGAGGgggtggcggtgatggtAACCTGTAGTCGGGCGACATACGGCTTGGCTGATCAAGCCGGGCTTATTCAGGAGCTGGAGAGGTTTGGTGTGCGATTTATCACTGATACCTGCTGGTGCATGATTGCTGAACCCATTATTCCACGGTCGCTCAATGCAATCATGACGAACTCTGGAAAATACGCCCATTATGGCCCTGGACTCACGGGGCGGAAGTTCTACCTGGGCAGCCTGGCCCAGTGTGTTGAGACTGCATGCCATGGGCGGCCAATTGACCATCGTCCATTATGGCTAGTGAACAAGATGTGA
- a CDS encoding uncharacterized protein (COG:S;~EggNog:ENOG410PXGI), which yields MPMKTRSHAGSVKSSPHPHRQAAEEAVASTLDEPLERENRFRDDCLRRDDYCSVVSGLLDHDTYNERGRPQGVGSANLTVAHIIPFSYGSWNTATVQPHISTI from the exons ATGCCTA TGAAAACGCGGTCGCATGCCGGCTCCGTGAAAAGTTCCCCGCACCCTCACAGACAAGCTGCAGAAGAGGCTGTGGCCTCAACTCTTGATGAACCCCTTGAACGCGAGAATAGATTCCGCGATGATTGTTTACGGAGAGATGACTATTGTTCCGTGGTGAGCGGCCTTCTGGACCACGATACCTATAACGAACGAGGAAGGCCCCAGGGCGTCGGTTCAGCAAATTTAACGGTAGCCCACATCATACCTTTTTCTTATGGGAGCTGGAATACGGCTACA GTACAACCCCATATCTCTACTATATAG
- a CDS encoding PIG-L family deacetylase (COG:M;~EggNog:ENOG410PNC5;~InterPro:IPR039516,IPR024078,IPR003737;~PFAM:PF02585;~TransMembrane:1 (i20-47o);~go_function: GO:0000225 - N-acetylglucosaminylphosphatidylinositol deacetylase activity [Evidence IEA];~go_process: GO:0006506 - GPI anchor biosynthetic process [Evidence IEA]), with amino-acid sequence MATPTRLFRRLLRQVRRHDWRCLIAYSALILLSASIFLYLLLAYYLAGDPRLVPHTIQQARNVLLVTAHPDDETLFFSPTILHGRDNPDVTRSLLVLSTGDYHGQGDIRKAEIERSCTALGISSARCVVLEHGALQDNPKKWWRQDVIQDIVAHYVLMWKVDLIFTFDNGGVSGHINHRAVSAGVRKYAEDFPHAPPVYALQSTFLLRKYSSLVDLILTSVPFAWRIGAAVLTAAPPPTGHDIYGNRALLVSPWQTYLTARTAFSQHDSQYSWDRVFYLIVSRYMWFNNSYRIA; translated from the exons ATGGCAACCCCAACCCGCCTGTTCAGGCGCCTACTTCGCCAAGTGCGGCGACATGACTGGAGATGTCTGATAGCATACTCGGCGCTGATCCTGCTGTCGGCCTCCATCTTCCTGTATCTTCTTCTCGCATACTACCTCGCGGGAGATCCGCGTCTTGTTCCACACACCATCCAGCAAGCGCGGAACGTCCTTCTCGTCACGGCACATCCGGATGACGAGACTTTGTTCTTTAGCCCAACTATCCTTCACGGTCGCGACAACCCGGATGTCACTCGTTCCTTGTTGGTACTATCGACGG GCGACTATCATGGCCAAGGAGATATCCGCAAGGCAGAAATTGAACGTAGTTGTACCGCTCTCGGCATCTCATCTGCTCGCTGCGTTGTTCTGGAGCACGGTGCCCTGCAGGATAATCCAAAGAAATGGTGGCGCCAGGATGTCATTCAGGACATAGTCGCCCATTACGTTCTCATGTGGAAAGTGGATCTG ATCTTCACCTTCGATAACGGTGGAGTCTCCGGCCATATCAACCATAGGGCTGTAAGTGCCGGTGTTCG AAAATACGCAGAGGACTTTCCGCATGCCCCGCCAGTCTATGCCCTACAGAGTACATTCCTCCTGCGCAAGTACTCGTCGCTCGTTGATCTGATCTTGACCTCTGTGCCATTCGCCTGGCGCATCGGGGCAGCGGTCCTGACAGCCGCACCGCCACCCACAGGACACGACATATACGGAAACAGAGCGCTACTGGTGAGTCCGTGGCAGACCTACCTAACTGCGCGAACAGCATTCAGTCAACATGATAGTCAGTACTCATGGGACCGGGTGTTTTACTTGATAGTGAGCCGTTATATGTGGTTTAATAATTCGTATCGGATAGCCTAA
- a CDS encoding uncharacterized protein (COG:S;~EggNog:ENOG410PXGI), producing MNMALHIPFSSFTLAFKSTDTPNVYQCMTFGGFATSNAQYLPENGVIVLKQAPGTEDLPLPSPVLLDCHYRLAEILNASGMGNVIDEHWRRWGELKATVQHTLQPNGDSDLGNLLRTALWHRVRT from the exons ATGAATATGGCTCTACATATTCCATTCAGCTCCTTTACCCTGGCTTTTAAAAGCACG GATACCCCGAACGTGTATCAGTGTATGACGTTTGGAGGCTTCGCCACCTCCAATGCCCAGTATTTGCCTGAAAATGGTGTAATAGTCCTAAAGCAGGCACCGGGCACGGAGGATCTTCCACTTCCCAGTCCCGTACTACTTGATTGTCATTATCGGCTTGCCGAGATCCTAAATGCTTCTGGTATGGGCAATGTTATCGATGAGCACTGGCGGCGCTGGGGGGAATTGAAGGCTACAGTCCAACACACGCTGCAGCCGAATGGAGATAGTGATTTGGGTAATCTGCTAAGAACTGCTTTGTGGCACCGCGTGAGAACGTAA
- a CDS encoding NAD(P)-dependent alcohol dehydrogenase (COG:Q;~EggNog:ENOG410PFUH;~InterPro:IPR013154,IPR013149,IPR002328,IPR036291, IPR011032,IPR020843;~PFAM:PF00107,PF08240;~go_function: GO:0008270 - zinc ion binding [Evidence IEA];~go_function: GO:0016491 - oxidoreductase activity [Evidence IEA];~go_process: GO:0055114 - oxidation-reduction process [Evidence IEA]), which translates to MENPSFVLRDIKDVVIEDRPKPILKDPHDVIVHVAQTGICGSDVHYWQRGRIGDFILTGPMVLGHESSGVVVEVGDKVRHLRPGDRVAMEPGVPCRRCDYCRSGSYNLCGDTIFAATPPWDGTLAKYYVNAADYCYKVPDHMTLEEAAMVEPVSVAVAITKTANLQAHQTVLVLGCGPIGVLCQAVAKAAGAKTVIGVDVVPSRLEVAKSYGVDHTFMPSRAEPGTDPMVHAERVAIQLKEELGLGEGADVVLECSGAEPCVQLGIYAARRGATFVQAGMGKENITFPITAVCTRGLTIKGSIRYLTGCYPAAIDLIAKGKVDVKRLITNRFPFEKAEEAFELVKAGRSDVFKVMIAGVQD; encoded by the exons ATGGAG AACCCCTCATTTGTCCTGCGCGACATCAAAGACGTCGTCATTGAAGACCGGCCCAAACCCATCCTCAAAGACCCTCACGATGTGATTGTCCATGTGGCACAGACAGGTATTTGTGGAAGTGAT GTTCACTA CTGGCAACGCGGTCGCATCGGCGATTTCATCCTCACCGGACCCATGGTCCTCGGCCACGAATCCTCCGGCGTAGTTGTCGAAGTCGGTGACAAAGTCCGACACCTCAGGCCGGGCGATCGCGTCGCCATGGAACCCGGCGTACCCTGTCGTCGTTGCGACTACTGCCGCAGTGGATCATATAATCTCTGCGGCGACACCATCTTCGCGGCGACCCCGCCTTGGGATGGCACACTGGCCAAATACTACGTCAACGCCGCCGACTATTGCTACAAGGTGCCAGACCACATGACTCTCGAGGAAGCAGCCATGGTTGAGCCTGTATCAGTCGCCGTGGCTATCACCAAGACAGCTAACCTGCAAGCCCATCAGACCGTCTTGGTTCTGGGCTGTGGTCCGATCGGCGTACTCTGCCAAGCCGTGGCCAAGGCCGCTGGAGCAAAGACCGTCATTGGAGTGGATGTGGTTCCATCCCGACTGGAAGTCGCCAAGTCGTACGGCGTCGATCACACGTTCATGCCCTCGCGGGCCGAGCCAGGCACAGACCCCATGGTGCACGCGGAGCGGGTGGCCATAcagctgaaggaggagctgggaCTGGGAGAAGGCGCCGATGTGGTGCTGGAGTGCTCTGGTGCTGAGCCGTGTGTCCAGTTGGGTATCTATGCCGCCCGCCGGGGAGCTACGTTCGTGCAGGCCGGTATGGGCAAGGAGAACATCACGTTCCCCATTACGGCGGTGTGCACGCGTGGGTTGACCATCAAGGGATCGATCCGTTATCTGACCGGATGCTACCCGGCGGCTATTGATCTGATcgccaagggcaaggttGATGTGAAGCGGTTGATCACGAACCGGTTCCCGTTCgagaaggccgaggaggcGTTTGAGCTGGTCAAGGCAGGACGGTCGGATGTGTTCAAGGTGATGATTGCGGGTGTGCAGGATTAA
- a CDS encoding uncharacterized protein (COG:C;~EggNog:ENOG410PMBI;~InterPro:IPR001155,IPR013785;~go_function: GO:0003824 - catalytic activity [Evidence IEA];~go_function: GO:0010181 - FMN binding [Evidence IEA];~go_function: GO:0016491 - oxidoreductase activity [Evidence IEA];~go_process: GO:0055114 - oxidation-reduction process [Evidence IEA]), with product MCRDLAFINLSRRGCDVGRETDDYFRSRPRPQGKELPPKYEPLTDFGALIKYPGSRTMLMVNHEYTVEEARDLLQRGKIDLVTFTRPFIYNPDLISRNKKGVPLASNTRGGKVNYGPFEDRTRITTIGRHLEGRVRLSPVRQPAPSSRSCVGER from the exons ATGTGTCGTGATCTCGCTTTTATCAACTTATCGCGTCGAGGTTGTGATGTGGGGCGCGAAACCGATGACTATTTCAGGTCCCGACCCAGGCCTCAAGGGAAAGAATTGCCTCCAAAGTACGAGCCTCTGACGGACTTTGGCGCTCTCATCAAGTATCCTGGAAGTCGCACCATGCTCATGGTGAACCACGAGTATACGGTAGAGGAGGCAAGAGATCTATTACAAAGAGGGAAGATCGACCTCGTGACATTTACACGGCCATTTATCTACAATCCG GACCTCATAAGCCGGAATAAGAAAGGTGTTCCTCTTGCCTCGAACACTCGCGGTGGTAAAGTGAACTATGGACCGTTTGAGGATCGAACCAGAATTACAACAATTGGCCGCCATTTGGAAGGGAGGGTGAGGCTATCGCCGGTTAGACAGCCTGCTCCTAGTTCTCGGAGCTGCGTCGGAGAACGGTGA
- a CDS encoding uncharacterized protein (COG:C;~EggNog:ENOG410PMBI;~InterPro:IPR001155,IPR013785;~PFAM:PF00724;~go_function: GO:0003824 - catalytic activity [Evidence IEA];~go_function: GO:0010181 - FMN binding [Evidence IEA];~go_function: GO:0016491 - oxidoreductase activity [Evidence IEA];~go_process: GO:0055114 - oxidation-reduction process [Evidence IEA]), whose product MAELLESVILGDGIQLRNRICMGSMTRNRCTDGNKPTHANIKHYTDRARDGAGLIVAEGTFISLNGAEWPHAPVMYQDHSDAWAKVTSEVHKVGGKILFIFQPWHPGRIQNDSMPMLKESGYPVYAPSKVPAKGGKYRTLEGLPGHTDNITEIDDPRVIVEQYRHSVSLTKSARFDGIELPAQGGYLLHNFLCSHSNTRSDQYGGSVENRCRFRSKSSMPLLRSGDLEQSGSTSALQMTIMTP is encoded by the exons ATGGCGGAGCTTCTCGAGTCAGTCATCCTCGGGGATGGGATTCAATTGCGCAATCGTATTTGCATGGGGTCCATGACGCGAAATCGATGCACCGATGGAAATAAGCCGACCCATGCGAACATCAAACATTACACCGACCGAGCGCGGGACGGCGCCGGGCTTATCGTCGCAGAGGGCACCTTTATCAGCCTGAACGGTGCCGAATGGCCCCACGCGCCTGTAATGTACCAAGACCATTCAGATGCTTGGGCCAAGGTGACAAGCGAGGTGCACAAGGTTGGGGGAAAgattctcttcatcttccagccaTGGCATCCAG GACGCATCCAGAATGATAGTATGCCGATGCTGAAAGAATCAGGATATCCAGTCTATGCACCATCTAAGGTACCTGCCAAGGGCGGAAAATATCGTACATTGGAGGGACTTCCGGGCCATACCGACAATATCACCGAGATTGATGACCCGAGAGTCATTGTCGAACAATATCGGCACTCTGTCAGCTTGACCAAGTCTGCTAGGTTTGATGGAATTGAGCTACCAGCACAAGG CGGGTATCTTCTACACAACTTCTTGTGCTC GCACTCGAATACACGCAGTGACCAATACGGTGGTTCTGTCGAGAATCGCTGCCGTTTCCGCTCAAAGTCCTCGATGCCATTATTGAGGTCTGGGGATCTCGAGCAGTCGGGATCAACATCTGCCCTACAGATGACTATAATGACACCATGA